One Punica granatum isolate Tunisia-2019 chromosome 3, ASM765513v2, whole genome shotgun sequence genomic window carries:
- the LOC116201766 gene encoding uncharacterized protein LOC116201766, with the protein MESLSDRNLDLINVAIHRLMEERKSGHDKDPSLGPESDDDHLLLSKLLSQVETLKGESAAIPADEPSPETKDASSRASILGMNTEDSGGKPKGTREVETDEIVKELKQVKRQNTITHWLLSIMIVLTLTWQVSEVSLVLKLKDGISHPFRSVGSMLTGMFKGSRANGRNGDDSSMLTGMFKGGPENGRNGDDSPGSNQSQILPIPAMIPVGASQV; encoded by the exons ATGGAATCCCTATCCGACCGAAACCTGGACCTCATCAACGTCGCCATCCACCGATTGATGGAGGAGAGAAAGTCGGGTCATGATAAAGACCCGTCTCTCGGACCCGAGTCCGATGATGATCACCTTCTCCTCTCCAAACTCCTCTCTCAG GTGGAAACTCTGAAAGGAGAGTCTGCAGCCATTCCGGCCGATGAGCCATCTCCGGAGACTAAGGATGCGAGCTCTAGGGCGAGCATTTTGGGCATGAACACTGAAGATTCGGGTGGAAAACCCAAAGGGACGAGAGAGGTTGAGACGGATGAGATAGTGAAGGAGCTGAAACAAGTGAAGAGGCAGAACACAATTACTCACTGGCTCCTATCCATCATGATCGTGCTCACGCTAACTTGGCAAGTCTCTGAGGTGTCTTTGGTCTTGAAGTTAAAAGACGGTATAAGCCACCCGTTTCGGTCCGTCGGGAGTATGCTCACTGGGATGTTCAAGGGCAGCCGTGCAAACGGGAGAAATGGGGATGACTCGAGCATGCTCACTGGGATGTTCAAAGGCGGCCCTGAGAATGGGAGGAATGGGGACGACTCTCCGGGATCGAACCAGAGCCAGATTCTACCGATTCCTGCAATGATTCCTGTCGGAGCTTCCCAAGTTTGA
- the LOC116200577 gene encoding uncharacterized protein LOC116200577 — protein MPRQRRGHQSKALYELSTVVLNLIRSAPTPVSFSGEESLIAPPASEAAPSSSRRRPPAPQITPAGFASLLLGVSMSLMLCGSVTFFIGFILMPWVFGLVMMLYLAGTVSALSVLGRSIFGSAAAAPPDPPKKIA, from the coding sequence ATGCCGAGGCAGCGCCGGGGccatcaatccaaggctctgTACGAGCTGTCCACCGTGGTGCTCAACCTCATCCGATCGGCTCCGACGCCGGTCTCTTTCTCCGGCGAGGAGTCCCTCATTGCTCCCCCGGCGTCGGAGGCGGCTCCTTCCTCGTCGAGGAGGCGGCCGCCGGCTCCGCAGATCACGCCGGCGGGTTTCGCTTCTCTGCTGCTTGGAGTTTCGATGAGTCTGATGCTGTGCGGGTCGGTGACCTTCTTCATCGGGTTCATACTGATGCCATGGGTTTTTGGACTGGTCATGATGCTCTATTTGGCGGGAACAGTCTCCGCTCTATCGGTTCTCGGCCGATCCATCTTCGGTTCCGCCGCCGCTGCGCCGCCCGATCCTCCGAAGAAGATAGCTTGA
- the LOC116198503 gene encoding stress-associated endoplasmic reticulum protein 2-like isoform X1: MQTTSRRLADRKVERFEKNITKRGTVPETTVKKGKDYPVGPILLGFFIFVVIGSSLFQIIRTATTGGMA; the protein is encoded by the exons ATGCAGACGACATCGAGGCGCCTCGCAGATAGGAAGGTGGAGAGGTTCGAGAAGAACATCACCAAGAGAGGGACCGTGCCCGAAACAACTGTTAAGAAGGGAAAGGATTACCCTGTCGGTCCTATCCTTCTCGGGTTCTTCATATTCGTAGTCATCGGGTCAT CACTCTTCCAGATAATCAGGACTGCCACAACCGGAGGCATGGCGTAA
- the LOC116201767 gene encoding nuclear transport factor 2B-like: MDPDGLAKAFVEHYYSTFDTNRGGLGSLYQDASMLTFEGQKIQGSQNIVTKLTTLPFQQCQHSISTVDCQPSGPAGGMLVFVSGNLQLAGEQHSLKFSQMFHLMPTPQGSFYVLNDIFRLNYA, translated from the exons ATGGATCCGGACGGGTTGGCGAAGGCGTTCGTTGAGCACTACTACTCGACCTTTGATACCAACCGGGGGGGCCTCGGTAGCCTCTACCAGGACGCCTCCATGCTGACCTTCGAAGGCCAGAAGATCCAGGGATCCCAGAACATCGTCACCAAGCTCACCACGCTCCCCTTCCAACAGTGCCAGCACTCCATCAGCACCGTCGACTGCCAGCCCTCCGGCCCCGCCGGCGGCATGCTCGTCTTCGTAAGCGGCAACCTCCAGCTCGCCGGCGAGCAGCACTCCCTCAAGTTCAGCCAG ATGTTCCATTTGATGCCAACGCCCCAGGGCAGCTTTTATGTGCTAAATGACATTTTCCGGCTGAACTATGCGTGA
- the LOC116200579 gene encoding uncharacterized protein LOC116200579: protein MENWGPVFVSVLLYVLLTPGLLFQVPGHQRCIEFGNFRTSGASILIHSLLYFGLICVFLLAIKVHLYFVLRIGFGTLLISEISLMADWGPVVIAVVLFVLLSPGLLFQLPGKHRIIQFGSMQTSGISILVHTIIFFGLITIFLIAIGVHIYAG, encoded by the exons ATGGAGAACTGGGGTCCGGTGTTCGTGTCGGTGCTGCTGTACGTGCTCTTGACCCCTGGGTTGCTGTTCCAGGTCCCGGGACACCAGAGGTGCATCGAGTTTGGGAACTTCCGGACGAGCGGGGCGTCGATATTGATCCACTCCCTCCTCTACTTCGGCCTCATCTGTGTCTTCTTGCTCGCGATTAAGGTCCACTTGTACTTCG TGTTGAGGATTGGTTTTGGCACCCTT CTTATAAGTGAGATCAGTTTAATGGCGGACTGGGGCCCGGTTGTTATAGCCGTCGTGCTGTTCGTGCTGCTGAGCCCGGGGCTGCTGTTCCAGCTACCGGGCAAGCACCGGATCATCCAGTTCGGGAGCATGCAGACCAGTGGCATCTCCATATTAGTCCACACCATCATCTTCTTCGGCCTCATCACCATCTTCCTTATCGCCATCGGCGTTCACATCTACGCCGGATGA
- the LOC116198503 gene encoding stress-associated endoplasmic reticulum protein 2-like isoform X2: MTTSRRLADRKVERFEKNITKRGTVPETTVKKGKDYPVGPILLGFFIFVVIGSSLFQIIRTATTGGMA, from the exons ATG ACGACATCGAGGCGCCTCGCAGATAGGAAGGTGGAGAGGTTCGAGAAGAACATCACCAAGAGAGGGACCGTGCCCGAAACAACTGTTAAGAAGGGAAAGGATTACCCTGTCGGTCCTATCCTTCTCGGGTTCTTCATATTCGTAGTCATCGGGTCAT CACTCTTCCAGATAATCAGGACTGCCACAACCGGAGGCATGGCGTAA